A single Metarhizium brunneum chromosome 5, complete sequence DNA region contains:
- the REV3 gene encoding DNA polymerase zeta catalytic subunit: MNLFRVRLNCIDHYQAIPTRYDPQLRNDVRASQVVKGPKVPVVRIFGSTETGQKVCAHVHGAFPYLYVEYDGDLAPDEVGAYIYRLHLSIDHALAVSYRRDQYEEDAKFVARITLVKGIPFYGFHVGYRFFLKIYMFNPIVMTRLADLLQQGVIMKRKFQPYEAHLQYLLQFMVDYNLYGCGYLESSKTAFRSPIPAYDAGSNSSHLWHSLSVLPQHITDDSSLPRVSHCSIEVDICVQHIVNRQAVKERQLHHDFIERNSPIPANLKLVFSLAGLWRDETKRRQRQMPRGKQGLSPFPPDVLVSMSADARQSRPQGWIHEEEHVQQITELVNAELAGFDDQHPKFEDFVEPADPDGEVHTALQSVEDLFPSNLIPALGLSSNMTQSTGEPPASSIEVDEKKILEELNRGDEFFPDDSDEERLREMTRAEHSAENDMGQEAAAAVTEIISANRGSSSTRIKPLQPSSHLMPGVCLSVLSTGSLPTVPISQELLDAAEDEGLVGRVPKSKALRPQKLMARKRQGPVASSTGSPQKRQKSYKAAPPSSVQQIVADSSSSPKPSGFRSVNQRHSTFSAPRDGCSPSSSDPLATSNRTLNYAITKEQSGKSSKVRFGQRSQISPIKHNDGSKLTKTMSCHQSVDDLLGKTGNSQFDVPTPKFSSNLSEHDNERTKIQRAVAKVVDNRFMIYSYMPPTASQCSAVKDPELPDVIYQDAFYSRESDVPERNREYAGREYRLESNTLPFLPNFDVDGVSRASYGIKTDNYQVQQALEQEQALQRRHCNWQSWEYAQLPPSHQEVVHWLNTRKRQKEADKKAPRHVFPSSRAWLSQIDGPTQKNKHGFKYTQKGKSTSVEHEVQYMSTMSLEIHVNTRGRYVPNPEEDEVQCIFWACKSDEVVGISQNSPGAIHTGIVVLSQDGKESQAMRKSTGSDIIEESSELDLIVRMVEIVRTYDPDILTGYEVHSSSWGYLIERARCKYDYNLCDEFSRMKSDSHGRFGKQSDRWGFNTTSTIRVTGRHMINIWRAMRGELNLLQYTLENVAWHLLHRRVPHYSWKTLTSWYKSGKSNDLGRVVRYYQTRTLMDIQILETNDLIPRTSEQARLLGVDFFSVFSRGSQFKVESIMFRIAKPENFILVSPSRKQVGSQNALECLPLVMEPQSAFYSSPLLVLDFQSLYPSVMIAYNYCYSTFLGRISNWRGVNKMGFTEYKRQEGLLALLKDYINIAPNGMMYVKSEIRKSLLAKMLTEILETRVMVKSGMKSDKDDKVLQQLLNNRQLALKLLANVTYGYTSASFSGRMPCSEIADSIVQTGRETLERATAYIHSVERWGAEVVYGDTDSLFVYLKGRTRDQAFEIGNEIAKAITEINPQPVKLKFEKVYHPCVLLAKKRYVGYKYESKDQVTPEFDAKGIETVRRDGTPAEQKIEEKALKLLFETADLSQIKEYFQKQCDKILRGAVSVQDFCFAREVRLGTYSDKGPPPAGALISTKKMLEDARAEPQYGERVPYVVITGAPGARLIDRSVAPEDLLANPHWQLDAEYYISKNLIPPLERIFNLVGANVRQWYDEMPKVQRIRRAPNDPGAKKMTLESYMRSTHCLVCGAKFAQEGQTLCPACRDNTPASLFMLQTRLATEERGYQDVLSICQTCSGLSPLEDVRCDSKDCPVFWTRTKQRTKVAGMRATVGPVIRALAEGKMERSALEW; this comes from the exons ATGAATTTGTTTCGGGTCAGATTGAATTGCATCGATCATTACCAGGCGATCCCCACCCGCTATGATCCTCAGCTTCGAAATGACGTTCGTGCATCACAGGTAGTCAAGGGCCCAAAAGTTCCTGTTGTACGCATATTCGGCTCTACAGAAACCGGACAAAAGGTCTGCGCTCATGTTCATGGCGCATTTCCTTATTTGTACGTGGAATACGATGGCGACTTGGCGCCTGATGAGG TTGGAGCATATATCTATCGACTGCATCTCTCAATTGATCATGCCCTGGCTGTAAGCTATAGGCGAGATCAGTATGAGGAAGATGCCAAGTTCGTCGCACGGATCACCTTGGTCAAGGGCATCCCGTTCTACGGCTTTCATGTCGGCTATCGGTTTTTCCTCAAGATATACATGTTCAACCCAATCGTGATGACAAGGTTAGCGGATTTGCTACAGCAGGGGGTAATTATGAAGCGGAAATTTCAACCCTACGAAGCTCACTTGCAGTATCTGCTCCAGTTCATGGTTGATTATAATTTGTATGGGTGTGGTTACCTGGAGTCGTCCAAGACCGCGTTTCGGTCTCCTATCCCTGCATATGACGCTGGATCCAACTCCTCGCACCTATGGCATAGTCTGTCAGTACTTCCTCAACATATCACAGATGATTCTTCCTTGCCACGAGTTAGCCATTGCTCCATCGAAGTAGATATTTGTGTGCAACACATTGTCAATCGTCAGGCAGTGAAGGAGCGACAACTACATCATGACTTCATCGAGCGAAATTCTCCCATACCAGCAAATTTAAAGCTTGTGTTCAGCTTGGCAGGACTCTGGAGAGATGAGACCAAACGGCGACAACGTCAAATGCCGCGTGGCAAGCAAGGGCTCAGCCCCTTCCCCCCTGATGTTTTGGTGAGTATGTCTGCCGATGCTAGACAGTCACGACCACAGGGCTGGATTCACGAGGAGGAACATGTGCAACAAATTACCGAGCTGGTCAACGCAGAACTTGCCGGATTCGACGACCAGCATCCCAAATTCGAAGATTTTGTGGAACCAGCGGACCCAGACGGGGAGGTTCATACAGCTCTGCAGTCTGTTGAAGATTTATTTCCAAGCAATCTTATTCCTGCTCTCGGCCTTTCATCAAACATGACGCAATCAACGGGGGAGCCACCCGCAAGCAGCATTGAAGTAGACGAGAAAAAAATCCTTGAAGAACTCAACCGTGGAGATGAGTTTTTCCCGGATGATTCCGACGAAGAGAGGCTTAGAGAAATGACCCGGGCAGAACATAGTGCGGAGAATGACATGGGACAGgaggctgccgctgctgtgaCAGAAATTATCTCAGCCAATAGGGGAAGCTCGTCGACGAGAATTAAGCCACTgcagccatcatcacatcTCATGCCCGGCGTATGTCTCAGTGTACTTTCAACCGGATCACTTCCCACCGTTCCCATTTCACAAGAGCTCCTCGATGCTGCCGAAGATGAAGGACTAGTTGGAAGAGTTCCAAAATCTAAGGCCTTGCGACCTCAAAAACTGATGGCGCGCAAACGTCAGGGGCCAGTGGCATCGTCTACTGGTAGCCCACAGAAGCGACAGAAATCCTACAAAGCTGCACCACCGTCTTCAGTCCAGCAGATTGTAGCTGactcctcgtcctccccTAAGCCGAGCGGCTTTAGATCCGTAAATCAACGCCACTCTACTTTTTCAGCTCCTAGAGACGGATGTAGCCCATCCAGCAGCGATCCCCTCGCCACCTCAAACCGAACGCTGAATTACGCCATTACCAAAGAACAGAGTGGTAAAAGTTCAAAAGTGCGGTTCGGCCAGCGAAGCCAGATATCACCTATTAAGCATAATGATGGCAGCAAACTGACCAAAACCATGTCTTGTCACCAGAGTGTGGATGACCTGTTAGGGAAAACAGGCAACTCCCAGTTCGACGTGCCTACGCCTAAGTTTTCGTCCAACCTTTCTGAGCACGACAATGAAAGGACAAAGATACAAAGGGCCGTTGCGAAGGTAGTCGACAACAGGTTCATGATATACTCATACATGCCACCAACTGCTAGCCAATGTTCAGCTGTAAAAGACCCTGAGCTGCCCGATGTTATCTATCAAGATGCATTTTATAGTAGAGAGTCCGATGTTCCAGAGCGCAATCGTGAGTATGCCGGCCGAGAATATCGGTTGGAGAGCAATACTCTACCATTTCTTCCTAATTTTGACGTCGATGGCGTCTCTCGTGCTAGCTATGGGATCAAAACAGACAATTATCAAGTGCAACAAGCTCTTGAACAAGAACAGGCATTACAGCGTCGCCACTGCAATTGGCAAAGCTGGGAGTACGCTCAATTGCCCCCGTCTCACCAGGAAGTAGTACACTGGCTAAATACGCGGAAGCGGCAGAAGGAAGCTGACAAGAAAGCACCTCGGCATGTATTCCCCTCATCAAGGGCTTGGTTGTCTCAGATCGATGGCCCAACACAGAAAAACAAGCATGGATTCAAGTACACACAAAAGGGCAAGTCAACAAGTGTGGAACACGAGGTTCAATACATGAGCACTATGAGTCTGGAAATCCACGTCAATACTCGAGGAAGATATGTTCCCAATCCcgaagaggacgaggttCAATGCATATTTTGGGCTTGCAAGTCTGATGAAGTGGTTGGAATTAGCCAAAATTCCCCAGGTGCTATCCACACAGGGATAGTGGTGTTGTCGCAAGACGGAAAGGAGAGCCAGGCCATGCGGAAATCAACAGGGTCAGACATTATTGAAGAGAGCTCTGAACTAGACTTGATTGTCCGTATGGTCGAGATTGTAAGAACATATGACCCCGATATCTTAACTGGATACGAGGTTCATAGTAGCTCATGGGGTTATTTGATCGAACGCGCGCGTTGCAAATACGACTACAATCTGTGTGATGAGTTTTCCAGGATGAAAAGCGATTCTCATGGACGGTTTGGCAAGCAAAGTGACCGATGGGGCTTTAACACAACATCGACGATTCGCGTTACGGGTCGGCACATGATCAACATTTGGAGGGCCATGCGTGGCGAGCTGAATCTTCTCCAATACACCCTCGAGAATGTGGCCTGGCACCTCCTACATCGTCGCGTGCCTCATTATTCTTGGAAGACCTTGACATCCTGGTATAAGAGCGGCAAGTCTAATGATCTCGGCAGAGTCGTCAGATATTACCAAACGCGAACATTGATGGATATCCAAATCCTGGAAACCAACGACTTGATTCCCAGGACGAGTGAACAAGCTCGACTGCTTGGGGTGGACTTCTTCTCTGTGTTTTCACGGGGCTCACAATTCAAAGTCGAGTCCATCATGTTTCGAATTGCGAAACCCGAAAACTTCATCCTTGTCTCTCCGAGTCGAAAGCAAGTCGGCAGCCAGAACGCATTGGAATGCCTACCATTGGTTATGGAACCGCAAAGTGCCTTTTACAGCAGCCCGCTTTTGGTCCTAGACTTTCAAAGCTTGTACCCAAGTGTCATGATTGCCTACAATTATTGCTATTCGACTTTTCTGGGACGAATTTCCAACTGGCGCGGCGTAAACAAGATGGgatttacggagtacaaacgTCAGGAAGGTCTTCTCGCCCTGTTGAAAGACTACATCAACATTGCACCGAATGGCATGATGTATGTCAAGTCCGAGATTCGAAAGTCTCTCCTCGCCAAGATGTTGACAGAGATATTAGAAACAAGGGTCATGGTCAAAAGCGGCATGAAGAGtgacaaggacgacaaggTGCTACAACAGCTATTGAATAACCGTCAGCTGGCACTGAAACTGTTGGCCAATGTCACATACGGATACACATCTGCCTCCTTCTCAGGACGCATGCCCTGTTCCGAAATAGCAGATAGCATCGTCCAGACGGGTCGAGAGACGCTTGAGCGTGCTACAGCATACATCCACTCGGTAGAGCGATGGGGGGCCGAAGTCGTCTACGGCGACACAGATAGTTTGTTTGTTTACTTGAAGGGCAGGACGAGAGACCAAGCTTTTGAGATCGGCAACGAAATTGCAAAGGCAATCACAGAGATCAACCCGCAACCCGTCAAGTTGAAGTTTGAAAAGGTCTACCACCCCTGTGTACTGCTAGCTAAGAAACGCTACGTCGGATACAAGTATGAAAGCAAAGACCAAGTCACGCCCGAGTTCGACGCCAAGGGCATCGAGACTGTTCGCCGAGACGGCACACCCGCCGAGCAAAAGATTGAGGAAAAGGCTCTTAAACTACTCTTTGAAACTGCCGATCTGAGCCAAATCAAGGAGTACTTCCAGAAGCAATGTGACAAGATTTTGCGGGGAGCAGTGTCTGTACAAGACTTCTGCTTTGCAAGGGAAGTCCGGCTGGGGACGTATTCCGACAAGGGGCCACCACCGGCCGGCGCTCTTATCAGCACCAAGAAAATGCTCGAGGATGCCAGAGCGGAACCGCAATACGGCGAGAGGGTACCGTACGTGGTCATCACAGGAGCCCCCGGGGCACGTCTCATCGACCGGAGCGTGGCCCCAGAAGACCTACTGGCCAATCCTCACTGGCAACTCGACGCGGAATACTACATCTCCAAGAATCTCATCCCCCCGCTGGAGCGcatcttcaacctcgtcGGCGCCAATGTAAGGCAGTGGTACGACGAGATGCCCAAGGTCCAGCGCATACGCAGGGCGCCAAACGACCCGGGAGCCAAGAAAATGACACTCGAGTCGTACATGCGCTCGACGCACTGCCTCGTCTGCGGCGCCAAATTCGCCCAGGAGGGCCAAACCCTCTGTCCCGCATGCCGAGACAATACGCCCGCTTCGCTGTTCATGCTTCAGACGAGGCTGGCCACCGAGGAACGCGGCTACCAGGACGTGCTGAGCATTTGTCAAACATGCTCCGGACTGAGTCCTCTTGAGGACGTTCGCTGCGATAGTAAAGACTGCCCTGTGTTTTGGACCAGGACGAAGCAGAGGACAAAAGTGGCGGGAATGAGGGCAACCGTTGGACCGGTCATACGGGCCCTAGCTGAAGGTAAAATGGAAAGGTCGGCGTTGGAGTGGTGA
- the SLU7 gene encoding Pre-mRNA-splicing factor SLU7, giving the protein MPPAPPRKPETGAANKEENIYIPSFISKRPFYAGEEGDDNDYLKHQRREEKKESSQWYDRGRKSGPAATKYRKGACENCGAMTHKAKDCLSRPRAKGAKWTGKDIQADEVLQTVNLGWDAKRDRWNGYDSKEYRSVVDEFNQMEEFRKQSQKSQNGEEVSEDGDKYAEENDMSKHQSTATRQLRIREDTAKYLLNLDLESAKYDPKTRSLVDGGATGGKAADLFAEEGFMRSSGEASEFEKAQRYAWEAQEKSGDTSQHLQANPTAGAFYRKMEQEEAEKKRAERERQLREKYGGDGQKPMPAALRGMMVTESESYVEYDEAGLIKGAPRKAAKSKYAEDVLINNHTAIWGSWWSNFKWGYACCHSFVKNSYCTGEEGKEAWEAAERQRSGANLIEAPKEEKEDEEAIQKDQEGTTAKKRSREEMLNGISEAELDEYRRKRAAADDPMAKMLGKDELLS; this is encoded by the coding sequence ATGCCACCCGCGCCTCCACGCAAGCCTGAGACAGGCGCGGCAAACAAGGAGGAGAACATCTACATCCCGTCTTTCATCAGCAAAAGGCCCTTCTatgctggagaagaaggagatgatAATGATTACCTTAAACATCAGCGAcgagaggagaagaaggaatcTTCGCAATGGTACGATCGAGGGCGAAAGTCTGGCCCGGCCGCAACAAAATATCGAAAAGGCGCTTGCGAAAACTGCGGCGCGATGACACATAAGGCCAAAGATTGCCTCAGCCGTCCTAGGGCCAAGGGTGCCAAGTGGACTGGCAAAGACATTCAAGCCGATGAAGTTCTCCAAACTGTCAACTTGGGGTGGGATGCCAAGCGAGACCGATGGAACGGATACGACTCGAAGGAATACCGCAGCGTGGTGGATGAATTCAATCAGATGGAAGAGTTCCGAAAGCAGTCACAGAAGTCTCAAAACGGGGAAGAGGTTTCCGAGGATGGCGACAAGTATGCCGAGGAAAACGACATGAGCAAACATCAAAGCACAGCAACTCGCCAACTGAGAATACGAGAAGATACGGCCAAATATCTCCTGAATCTCGATTTGGAGTCTGCGAAATATGATCCCAAGACGAGATCATTAGTTGACGGAGGAGCCACCGGTGGCAAAGCTGCAGATCTCTTTGCTGAAGAAGGATTTATGCGATCATCAGGTGAGGCCAGTGAGTTCGAGAAAGCCCAAAGATACGCTTGGGAAGCGCAAGAAAAGAGCGGCGACACATCACAACATTTACAAGCAAACCCTACCGCCGGTGCTTTTTACCGAAAAATggagcaagaagaagcagagaaAAAGCGCGCGGAGCGTGAGAGACAGCTCCGGGAGAAGTatggaggagatggccaAAAACCCATGCCTGCTGCCTTGCGCGGTATGATGGTCACCGAGTCGGAATCGTATGTAGAATATGATGAAGCAGGCTTGATCAAGGGAGCGCCGCGAAAGGCTGCCAAATCCAAATATGCAGAGGATGTACTGATAAACAATCATACTGCTATTTGGGGGAGTTGGTGGTCCAACTTCAAATGGGGCTACGCATGTTGCCACTCATTTGTGAAAAACAGCTACTGTactggagaagaaggcaaGGAGGCCTGGGAAGCAGCTGAACGACAAAGGAGTGGCGCAAATTTAATCGAAGCTCCGAaggaggaaaaagaagatgaagaggcgATCCAGAAGGATCAAGAAGGAACAACGGCGAAGAAACGCAGCCGGGAGGAAATGCTAAATGGCATCTCAGAAGCCGAATTAGATGAGTACCGGAGAAAGAGAGCGGCGGCAGATGATCCCATGGCAAAAATGCTGGGCAAAGACGAATTATTAAGCTAG
- the RPS9 gene encoding 40S ribosomal protein uS4: MPPRAHSKTSRVPRRPFESARLDSELKLVGEYGLRNKREVWRVGLTLSKIRRAARQLLTLDEKDPKRLFEGNALIRRLVRVGVLDESRMKLDYVLALKLEDFLERRLQTCVYKLGLAKSIHHARVLIRQRHIRVGKQIVNVPSFIVRLDSQKHIDFALNSPFGSGRPGRVRRKKAKAAEGGADGEEEEDDE, translated from the exons ATGCCTCCCCGCGCCCACTCGAAGACCTCCCGTGTCCCCCGTAGACCTTTCGAGTCTGCTCGATT GGACTCTGAGTTGAAGCTTGTTGGCGAGTATGGCCTCCGCAACAAGCGTGAGGTCTGGAGAGTCGGTCTGACTCTGTCCAAGATTCGTCGTGCTGCCCG TCAGCTTCTTACCCTCGACGAGAAGGACCCTAAGCGTCTCTTCGAAGGCAATGCCCTTAttcgccgtcttgtccgtGTCGGAGTCCTCGATGAGTCTCGCATGAAGCTCGATTATGTGCTTGCTCTTAAGCTCGAGGATTTCTTGGAGCGTCGCCTACAGACTTGTGTCTACAAGCTGGGCCTTGCCAAGTCCATTCACCACGCCCGTGTCCTCATCCGTCAGCGCCATATCCGTGTCGGCAAGCAGATTGTCAATGTTCCTTCTTTCATCGTCCGTCTCGACTCGCAGAAGCACATTGACTTCGCCTTGAACTCGCCATTCGGTAGCGGTCGCCCTGGACGTGTCCGCAgaaagaaggccaaggccgccgagggcggtgctgatggcgaggaggaggaagatgacgagtaA
- the RPL21 gene encoding 60S ribosomal protein eL21, with translation MGHSYGKRAGTRYAFSRNFRQKGMIALNTYLKTYRVGDIVDVKVNGAVQKGMPYKVYHGKTGVVYNVTKSSVGVIIYKKVWHRYIEKRINVRIEHVQPSRSREDFLKRVKSNAEAKKKAAADGVTVQVKRLPALPREARTVSLTDNPPETVTPLPYETTI, from the exons ATGGGTCACTCTTACGGAAAGCGAGCGGGCACCCGC TATGCCTTCAGCCGCAACTTCCGCCAGAAGGGCATGATCGCCCTGAACACGTACTTGAAGACGTACCG TGTTGGCGATATTGTTGACGTTAAGGTCAACGGTGCCGTTCAGAAGGG TATGCCCTACAAGGTCTACCACGGCAAGACTGGTGTTGTCTACAACGTCACCAAGTCTTCCGTTGGTGTCATCATTTACAAAAAGGTGTGGCACCGATACATCGAGAAGCGCATCAATGTCCGAATCGAGCACGTCCAGCCCTCCCGATCTCGTGAGGATTTCCTGAAGCGAGTCAAGTCCAacgccgaggccaagaagaaggccgctgCCGATGGTGTTACCGTCCAGGTTAAGCGACTGCCTGCTCTTCCCCGGGAAGCTCGCACCGTCTCTCTGACCGACAACCCTCCTGAGACTGTTACTCCTTTGCCTTACGAGACTACGATCTAA